In Streptomyces chartreusis NRRL 3882, the following are encoded in one genomic region:
- a CDS encoding glycoside hydrolase family 2 TIM barrel-domain containing protein, giving the protein MSFRTTPSVDYVEDVSPGSGALPPRAWYAASDAQSLSLNGSWRFRLSATVDAEDDSFAEEGYEAGDWAEVTVPGHWVLQGDGAFGSPIYTNHLYPFPVDPPHVPTENPTGDHLRVFDLPSDWPSDGGAVLRFDGVESCARVWLNGTELGEFKGSRLPHEFAVGHLLKPGGNVLAVRVHQWSAGSYLEDQDQWWLPGIFRDVTLLHRPAGGVGDFFVHASYDHTTGEGTLRVDSDVDGRVTVPALDIDVATGETVTVAVEPWTAETPKLYDGVLATEGERVPLRIGFRTVVLEDGLVKVNGRAVLFKGVNRHEWHPEQGRALDLETMREDVLLMKRHNLNAVRTSHYPPHPAFLDLCDEYGLWVIDECDLETHGFTEQDWRDNPVDDDRWTPALLDRAARMVERDKNHPSVVIWSLGNEAGTGRGLTAMAEWIHDRDPERLVHYEGDWNCRDTDVYSRMYAFHDEVEKIGQRLDGGTHRRRELPFIQCEYGHAMGNGPGGLADYQELFEKYERLQGGFIWEWIDHGVKHAELGYAYGGDFGEELHDGNFVCDGLVFPDRTPSPGLVEYKKVIEPVHIEGDGANGIVRITNKQDFADLSALAFEWSCQVDGETVESGSLSVPALAPGESAEVKLPEPPVDGRGGERQWTVRALLADDTSWAAKGHVVAWGQFAAGARPLPSFPATDRPVRDGNRFTLGPAAFDARTGALLSIGGVEVSAPRLDVWRAPTDNDDGAEWQTDTRYGTLWRTLGLHRMRHRLVSVEAGDDALTVRTRVAPAAREVGLDTVYRWTSDGERLRLSVSVTPEGDWTVPLPRLGVRFGLSEADSVEWFGGGPGEAYPDTRAASMVGRWQSTVDGLQTPYVRPQENGARADVRWVELGGLRIEGDPEFWFTARRWTTEQLDAARHRTDLTPGDTVWVNLDHGQHGIGSQSCGPGPLPQYFLKAEPAQFAFVFSTTR; this is encoded by the coding sequence ATGTCTTTCCGCACGACCCCATCCGTCGACTACGTCGAGGACGTCTCCCCGGGCAGCGGGGCCCTGCCGCCCCGCGCCTGGTACGCGGCCTCGGACGCGCAGTCCCTGTCCCTGAACGGCAGCTGGCGCTTCCGGCTGTCGGCGACCGTCGACGCCGAGGACGACTCGTTCGCCGAGGAGGGCTACGAGGCCGGGGACTGGGCCGAGGTCACGGTCCCCGGGCACTGGGTCCTCCAGGGTGACGGGGCGTTCGGGTCCCCGATCTACACCAACCACCTGTACCCCTTCCCGGTGGACCCGCCGCACGTCCCGACCGAGAACCCGACCGGTGACCATCTGCGCGTCTTCGACCTGCCGTCCGACTGGCCGTCGGACGGCGGGGCGGTGCTGCGGTTCGACGGGGTCGAGTCCTGCGCCCGCGTCTGGCTGAACGGCACGGAGCTCGGCGAGTTCAAGGGCTCCCGGCTGCCGCACGAGTTCGCGGTCGGGCACCTGCTGAAGCCGGGCGGCAACGTGCTGGCCGTGCGCGTGCACCAGTGGTCGGCGGGGTCGTACCTGGAGGACCAGGACCAGTGGTGGCTGCCGGGCATCTTCCGTGACGTCACCCTGCTGCACCGCCCGGCGGGCGGCGTGGGCGACTTCTTCGTGCACGCGTCGTACGACCACACCACCGGCGAGGGCACCCTGCGCGTCGACTCCGACGTCGACGGGCGGGTGACCGTCCCCGCCCTGGACATCGATGTCGCCACCGGCGAGACGGTGACGGTGGCCGTCGAGCCGTGGACGGCCGAGACGCCGAAGCTCTACGACGGTGTGCTGGCCACCGAGGGCGAGCGGGTGCCGCTGCGGATCGGCTTCCGCACGGTCGTCCTGGAGGACGGGCTCGTCAAGGTCAACGGCAGGGCCGTCCTCTTCAAGGGCGTCAACCGGCACGAGTGGCACCCCGAGCAGGGCCGCGCGCTCGACCTGGAGACCATGCGCGAGGACGTGCTGCTGATGAAGCGGCACAACCTCAACGCCGTGCGCACCTCGCACTACCCGCCGCACCCGGCCTTCCTCGACCTGTGCGACGAGTACGGCCTGTGGGTCATCGACGAGTGCGACCTGGAGACCCACGGCTTCACCGAGCAGGACTGGCGGGACAACCCGGTCGACGACGACCGCTGGACCCCGGCCCTGCTCGACCGTGCGGCGCGGATGGTCGAGCGGGACAAGAACCACCCGTCCGTCGTGATCTGGTCGCTGGGCAACGAGGCCGGCACCGGGCGCGGGCTCACCGCCATGGCCGAGTGGATCCACGACCGCGACCCCGAGCGGCTGGTGCACTACGAGGGCGACTGGAACTGCCGCGACACGGACGTCTACTCGCGGATGTACGCCTTCCACGACGAGGTCGAGAAGATCGGGCAGCGGCTCGACGGCGGTACGCACAGGCGCCGCGAACTGCCGTTCATCCAGTGCGAGTACGGGCACGCCATGGGCAACGGCCCGGGCGGGCTCGCCGACTACCAGGAGCTGTTCGAGAAGTACGAGCGGCTCCAGGGCGGGTTCATCTGGGAGTGGATCGACCACGGCGTCAAGCACGCCGAGCTGGGCTACGCCTACGGCGGTGACTTCGGCGAGGAGCTGCACGACGGGAACTTCGTCTGCGACGGGCTGGTCTTCCCGGACCGGACGCCGTCGCCGGGCCTCGTCGAGTACAAGAAGGTGATCGAGCCGGTCCACATCGAGGGCGACGGCGCGAACGGCATCGTGCGGATCACCAACAAGCAGGACTTCGCCGACCTGTCCGCGCTGGCCTTCGAGTGGTCGTGCCAGGTGGACGGGGAGACGGTCGAGTCGGGTTCGCTGTCGGTGCCGGCGCTCGCGCCGGGTGAGAGCGCCGAGGTGAAGCTGCCGGAGCCGCCCGTGGACGGCCGGGGCGGCGAACGGCAGTGGACGGTGCGGGCGCTGCTCGCGGACGACACGTCCTGGGCCGCGAAGGGTCACGTCGTGGCCTGGGGGCAGTTCGCCGCGGGGGCACGGCCGCTGCCGTCCTTCCCCGCGACCGACCGGCCCGTGCGCGACGGGAACCGGTTCACCCTCGGCCCGGCCGCGTTCGACGCCCGCACCGGTGCGCTGCTGTCGATCGGCGGGGTCGAGGTGAGCGCCCCGCGGCTGGACGTGTGGCGGGCGCCGACCGACAACGACGACGGCGCGGAGTGGCAGACCGACACCCGCTACGGAACGCTGTGGCGCACGCTCGGCCTGCACCGCATGCGGCACCGCCTGGTCTCGGTCGAGGCGGGCGACGACGCGCTGACGGTCCGCACCCGGGTGGCGCCGGCCGCCCGCGAGGTGGGCCTGGACACGGTGTACCGCTGGACGTCCGACGGCGAGCGGCTGCGGCTGTCCGTGTCGGTGACGCCGGAAGGCGACTGGACGGTGCCGCTGCCCCGGCTCGGCGTCCGGTTCGGGCTGTCGGAGGCCGACTCCGTGGAGTGGTTCGGCGGCGGCCCGGGCGAGGCGTACCCGGACACCCGGGCGGCGTCCATGGTGGGCCGCTGGCAGTCGACGGTGGACGGGCTGCAGACGCCGTACGTCCGCCCGCAGGAGAACGGCGCCCGCGCCGACGTCCGCTGGGTGGAGCTCGGCGGTCTGCGGATCGAGGGAGACCCGGAGTTCTGGTTCACCGCGCGGCGCTGGACCACCGAGCAGCTGGACGCGGCGCGGCACCGCACCGACCTCACGCCCGGCGACACGGTGTGGGTCAACCTCGACCACGGACAGCACGGCATCGGCTCGCAGTCGTGCGGCCCGGGTCCGCTGCCGCAGTACTTCCTGAAGGCCGAGCCGGCTCAGTTCGCGTTCGTGTTCTCGACCACCAGGTAA